From Penicillium psychrofluorescens genome assembly, chromosome: 1, one genomic window encodes:
- a CDS encoding uncharacterized protein (ID:PFLUO_001099-T1.cds;~source:funannotate) has translation MPLDTIYLTRHGHRLNWTIDLRTGEYKAQFATPTGNPADPALTSYGVKQSHELAAHMAAPDFYPKPFRVYSSPFYRCLETIQPSVEALMRIAAEQGHDRSKGNGKEGIEEGAVLDVRLENGLGEWFGPTTFFEHPSHPTPAEIHQHFPTLVHHPEKETYKPLLYPSTRGETIMQLHNRLATALEGIIADVDAEITAVEADLPPQKRTNKSLLICSHAAPLIAMGRALTGCMPEDSSVEDFAVFTAGLSTFRRRGGGIDIDTGKSGHTQRGEEGEEGDLAGGTNIFRGSPRVPNWVNGRGVGGGWDCVSNGDCSFLSGGAERGWHFNGEEGFDTGPMAPPSDTSSVLSSTLESSRSGSKL, from the exons ATGCCGCTAGACACCATATACCTCACTCGCCATGGC CACCGTCTCAACTGGACAATCGACCTCCGCACCGGCGAATACAAAGCCCAATTTGCCACGCCGACAGGGAACCCGGCCGACCCAGCATTAACATCTTATGGCGTGAAACAGTCGCATGAGCTGGCTGCACACATGGCCGCGCCGGATTTCTATCCCAAGCCGTTTAGGGTATATTCTAGTCCGTTTTATCGGTGTCTGGAGACGATCCAGCCGTCTGTTGAGGCTTTGATGCGGATTGCTGCTGAGCAGGGGCATGATAGATCTAAAGGGAATGGAAAGGAGGGGATAGAGGAGGGCGCTGTGTTGGATGTGAGGCTGGAGAATGGACTTGG AGAATGGTTCGGCCCAACAACCTTCTTCGAGCACCCCTCCCACCCGACACCCGCAGAGATACACCAGCACTTCCCAACCCTGGTCCACCACCCCGAGAAAGAAACCTACAAACCGCTCCTCTACCCTTCCACGCGCGGCGAAACAATAATGCAGCTACACAACCGCCTCGCCACCGCACTAGAGGGGATAATCGCCGACGTGGACGCCGAAATCACCGCGGTCGAAGCGGATCTCCCACCGCAGAAACGCACCAACAAGTCGCTTTTGATCTGCTCGCATGCTGCGCCACTTATTGCCATGGGACGGGCTTTGACGGGATGCATGCCGGAGGATAGTTCGGTGGAGGATTTTGCGGTTTTTACGGCGGGGTTGAGTACTTTTCGCCGGAGGGGTGGGGGAATAGATATTGATACGGGGAAGAGTGGGCATACTCAACGAGgtgaggagggagaagagggggaTCTTGCTGGAGGGACGAACATTTTCCGTGGATCACCCCGTGTGCCGAACTGGGTGAATGGTCgcggtgttggtggtgggtggGACTGCGTCTCGAATGGGGATTGTAGTTTCTTGAGTGGTGGTGCTGAGCGTGGATG GCACTTCAACGGCGAGGAAGGCTTCGATACAGGACCTATGGCGCCGCCATCTGATACATCTTCCGTCTTGTCGTCTACTCTTGAGAGCAGTAGATCTGGGTCCAAGCTATAG